Proteins co-encoded in one Fusarium musae strain F31 chromosome 3, whole genome shotgun sequence genomic window:
- a CDS encoding hypothetical protein (EggNog:ENOG41): MRLTNTILAALQASMGLAFVVPNDAIKKAMTQHKHDDADLIENKFHGYERITKITSHRYFGPKDHKHHHEEKKHDGGDDDDETDDDDDDKEEHVHHPQKVKEKHNKSKKHDDDDGDDDDHKKHHSHNSKKKQHDEEDEDKDEDKEPKLIFHTDEYKKAKKEAEDKFPWLKDDASETPKSNHRHKLIKDARKKYNSAEHVELETPKRYNKDKDEDNQLKEAKQKLPSFIKNVVLETPKRYKELKNKENQVKEGKKKETNSKDGKMYKMIHRGGMVVKRDIDINIHAPTFEIYHDSDKKHEHGDAGLIKIFHVSSQESTHGTKDPEYKHDDEQKHKESTKEHHSLPKSHHKHTGSKNYDIHDKDHFGGAKKYPQSSKGHNQTQRHHPTPVVEVTKKILQLLAPLMKKETGRPDSSKQPSQQYKYYPSHASSDKGRPSPHGNRYPNYKEPYSPKDTHHDDKSKNGHKKSDQAEDRRIGEKLKNNALRVIIESLAELLAKKAIAHKHSPKKTHPSQDDHDRHYESKKEHHSHQRPSHRYKEHAEYKHDDSKKHVKLSQDSSSHYEPGYKHEELDSHHNGRKNDYDHDHDHEDSKKGRYSHNKPISQYKKKIDYKHDDEEKHIKVSKDHVSQHEPTHHDEKPDHHHYHHGKDHERPKRPGPHHDHQEADYHGHSEKSKGYYPYNKPKHQNKEHSKYKHDDDNGRGPFDQRVKLDRKPIDHYTKSRHHKDHEDETKAYKDHLSHLETHTKRSSNMAPKLNTTQILNLEALSPQDRKRIAMGLPLDRQTRKEFGEFKDCSPKLIAKLNVMYARILDDPKYAPFIKYLNTEREFRNRKRCSFKLTPAIIARIEAMDPATRALAADELDFDPELKKEFVDARKLYPSLIKKLEKWVMRNGMKPKYKKIFDKLLSREKRAISKSVLTPEMLAKIEAMDPMLRAVAADKLDFDPKLKKEFVNAGKLYPGLVKKLEKEYERIAGNPKYKKILEKLKSRRKRAAPTPPIPKIPNEMLKRIEAMDPILRRIFAERFDLPAKLTDEFVDCGKLDQQMIHKLNWEYARIHKNPKFKKILQDFNINFKQSEGHENTEDELKPLTEDEKKGEAKLKKQELKEMEASQPKRLTAIELEYIGRLPKVLRAKLAKKMDMPKDLRKWFTKKQSYTGENLERLNEVWLRIQQDPEYADVVKKVQSLYYTRDGPIDTKYWKNLRKQVEEAAKAKDSARAETPREDKIRTRSVHQLTEKELERLLKLDKYERQALARKVGLEQSLAREFINASKPSTEFLEKLNEAVSKSVGTPQYRELLKLVGKKPPKPKEEKLKLESIKKDVRLEIAKSLEFDDFTRDEFLEAKALEGRLLDKVAKFWGVKRMKNAEQGKDDIKHTEIISKLLESALDKTGQQGGGLQSKSTDGKKLTEAEQKMKDKIEKTKANGWCDEFVNELGDTLGPEEKKEKKEGN, from the coding sequence ATGAGATTGACCAACACCATTCTCGCTGCCCTCCAGGCATCGATGGGCTTGGCCTTCGTCGTTCCCAATGATgctatcaagaaggccatgACACAGCACAAGCACGATGATGCCGACCTCATTGAGAACAAGTTTCATGGCTATGAACGGATCACCAAGATCACTTCACACCGATACTTTGGACCCAAGGACCAcaagcatcatcatgaagagaagaagcatgacggtggcgacgacgacgacgaaaccgatgatgatgacgatgacaaggAAGAGCATGTTCACCACCCTCAAAAAGTAAAGGAGAAGCACAATAAAAGCAAGaaacatgatgatgacgatggcgatgatgatgatcacaAGAAGCATCACTCCCATaactcgaagaagaagcaacatgacgaagaagatgaggacaaggatgaggataaggAACCCAAGCTCATCTTCCACACAGACGAGtacaagaaggccaagaaggaggccgaggACAAATTCCCATGGCTCAAAGATGATGCGTCAGAGACTCCCAAGTCCAATCACAGGCACAAATTGATAAAGGATGCCAGGAAGAAATACAATTCCGCCGAGCATGTTGAGTTGGAGACCCCTAAGCGCTACAACAAGGAcaaagatgaagacaatCAGCTTAAGGAAGCCAAGCAGAAACTGCCTTCCTTCATCAAGAATGTTGTGCTGGAGACCCCCAAGCGCTACAAAGAGCTCAAGAATAAAGAGAACCAGGTCAAGGAAggcaagaaaaaggagacCAACTCGAAGGATGGCAAAATGTACAAGATGATTCATCGAGGTGGAATGGTCGTCAAGCGCGATATTGACATCAACATTCACGCTCCAACCTTCGAGATTTATCATGATTCTGACAAGAAGCATGAACATGGCGACGCGGGACTCATCAAAATCTTTCACGTGAGCTCACAAGAGTCGACTCACGGGACCAAGGATCCCGAGTATaagcatgatgatgagcagAAACACAAGGAGTCAACAAAGGAGCACCATTCCCTTCCCAAGTCTCACCATAAGCATACCGGGTCTAAGAACTATGACATTCACGACAAGGATCACTTTGGAGGTGCAAAGAAGTATCCCCAGTCAAGCAAAGGTCACAATCAGACTCAAAGGCACCACCCCACTCCTGTTGTAGAagtgaccaagaagattctCCAACTGCTCGCCCCGCTTATGAAGAAGGAAACTGGCCGTCCTGACTCTTCCAAACAGCCATCCCAacagtataaatattatccTTCTCATGCTTCCTCTGATAAGGGCCGCCCTAGCCCTCATGGCAATCGCTATCCCAACTACAAGGAACCCTATTCGCCAAAGGACACTCACCATGACGATAAGTCTAAGAATGGGCACAAGAAGTCTGATCAAGCAGAGGATAGGCGAATTGGTGAAAAGCTGAAGAATAATGCACTGCGAGTAATCATTGAATCCCTcgccgagcttcttgccaagaaggcaATAGCCCATAAACACAGCCCCAAGAAAACTCACCCATCCCAAGATGATCATGACAGGCACTATGAGTCCAAGAAAGAgcaccattctcatcaaaggCCTTCCCATCGATACAAAGAGCATGCCGAGTACAAGCATGATGACAGCAAGAAACATGTCAAGCTGAGCCAAGACAGTTCCTCTCACTATGAGCCTGGCTATAAGCATGAGGAGTTGGACTCACATCACAATGGAAGGAAGAACGACTATGatcatgaccatgaccatgaGGACTCCAAGAAGGGTCGGTACTCGCACAACAAGCCTATTTCTCAGTACAAGAAGAAAATCGACTAcaagcatgatgatgaggagaagcatATCAAAGTGAGCAAGGATCATGTCTCACAGCACGAGCCAACCCATCATGATGAGAAGCcggatcatcatcattatcatcatGGAAAGGATCATGAGCGTCCTAAGAGGCCCGGGCCTCATCATGACCATCAAGAGGCCGATTACCATGGGCACTCCGAGAAATCAAAGGGCTACTACCCATACAACAaaccaaaacaccaaaacaaGGAGCATTCTAAGTACAAGCACGACGATGATAACGGCCGTGGTCCGTTTGATCAGAGAGTGAAGCTGGATCGTAAACCTATCGATCACTACACAAAGTCTAGACATCATAAGGACCACGAAGATGAAACGAAGGCATACAAAGATCACCTGTCTCATCTTGAGACTCACACCAAAAGATCAAGTAACATGGCACCTAAGCTCAACACCACTCAAATCCTCAACCTGGAAGCGCTTTCGCCGCAGGACCGAAAGAGAATCGCAATGGGCCTGCCTCTTGATCGGCAGACCAGAAAGGAGTTCGGCGAGTTCAAGGATTGCAGCCCCAAGCTGATTGCCAAGCTCAATGTCATGTATGCCCGTATCCTCGATGATCCCAAATACGCACCCTTCATCAAGTACCTCAACACAGAACGCGAGTTTCGCAACAGAAAGAGATGTAGTTTCAAGCTCACCCCAGCGATCATCGCAAGGATCGAGGCTATGGATCCCGCGACTCGTGCCCTTGCTGCAGACGAACTCGATTTTGACCCGGAACTTAAGAAAGAGTTTGTGGATGCCAGAAAGCTGTACCCAAGCcttatcaagaagcttgagaagtggGTTATGCGTAATGGGATGAAACCTAAATACAAGAAGATCTTCGACAAGCTCCTGTCTCGTGAGAAGCGAGCAATCTCAAAATCTGTGCTTACTCCAGAGATGCTCGCAAAGATCGAGGCTATGGACCCTATGTTACGTGCCGTGGCTGCAGACAAACTCGATTTTGACCCGAAACTTAAGAAAGAGTTTGTGAATGCCGGAAAGCTCTACCCCggccttgtcaagaagcttgagaaggagtATGAGCGTATTGCGGGGAACCCCAAATACAAGAAGatcctcgagaagctcaagtccCGTAGGAAGCGAGCAGCCCCGACCCCACCCATTCCCAAGATCCCAAATGAGATGCTGAAGAGAATCGAAGCCATGGATCCAATCCTACGCCGCATATTCGCAGAGAGATTCGATCTTCCCGCGAAACTCACAGATGAGTTTGTAGACTGCGGAAAGCTCGACCAACAGATGATCCACAAACTCAACTGGGAGTATGCCCGCATTCATAAGAATCCCAAATTCAAGAAGATCCTTCAAGATTTCAACATCAATTTCAAGCAATCTGAGGGCCACGAGAATACCGAGGACGAGCTCAAGCCCCTgacagaagatgagaagaagggggaggccaagctcaagaagcaggagtTGAAGGAAATGGAGGCCAGTCAGCCGAAAAGGCTCACTGCAATCGAGCTGGAGTACATCGGGCGTCTGCCTAAAGTCCTGCGCGCCAAACtagccaagaagatggatatGCCAAAGGATTTACGAAAATGGTTCACCAAGAAGCAAAGCTATACAGGTGAAAATCTGGAGCGACTGAACGAGGTGTGGCTCCGAATTCAACAAGACCCTGAATATGCAGACGTTGTCAAGAAGGTCCAGTCGTTGTATTACACGAGAGACGGTCCAATAGACACCAAATACTGGAAGAACCTAAGGAAGCAAGTCGAGGAggcagccaaagccaaagacagTGCGAGAGCCGAGACGCCGAGGGAAGACAAGATACGGACACGATCTGTACACCAGCTTACCGAGAAGGAACTGGAACGTTTGCTTAAGTTGGACAAATACGAGCGCCAGGCCCTGGCGAGAAAGGTTGGGCTAGAACAGTCACTCGCCCGTGAGTTCATCAACGCATCTAAACCGAGCACTGAATTCCTCGAGAAACTCAACGAGGCTGTCTCCAAGAGTGTCGGTACTCCTCAATACCGagaacttctcaagcttgttggTAAGAAACCCCCCAAACCCAAAGAGGAAAAGCTAAAGCTGGAgtccatcaagaaggacgTGCGTTTGGAAATCGCCAAGAGCTTAGAGTTCGACGACTTCACCAGGGATGAGTTTTTGGAGGCTAAGGCGCTGGAGGGCAGACTCTTGGACAAGGTCGCGAAGTTTTGGGGGGTCAAGAGAATGAAGAACGCAGAGCAGGGAAAGGATGACATCAAGCACACTGAGATTATAAGCAAACTTCTCGAGTCCGCCCTGGACAAGACGGGCCAACAAGGTGGTGGTCTCCAGAGTAAGAGCACAGATGGGAAGAAGCTCACCGAGGCTGAGCAGAAAATGAAGGACAAGATCGAAAAGACAAAAGCGAACGGCTGGTGCGATGAGTTCGTCAACGAGCTTGGGGACACTTTGGGtcccgaggagaagaaggagaagaaagagggaaACTGA
- the RTC5 gene encoding Restriction of telomere capping protein 5 (EggNog:ENOG41), whose protein sequence is MGQNLSDEHPQRRSHEELTQQLTEKFMKKCFTSLELYSLRDVFKSLADQQDSIKYLKEDTIARYLEIPDILGTSPVIFQMVSYIGAFPFLQDAPAVLEFQRMIMVVVIMTERYKTVLARGSSDRTKLLFKSLAVFDRKMSEAGAHSDTSHVESKDDQKKAMSGVAGFAVDAAGDEDEDGEDDDLVLTAFELLDIKDAVDQGHAPVFHGATIPTDNFRKLVMLLLLAAPLDPQESLSMYSSRVIGQELEGLRGAAESILASFVNAEISTGIKYNHFRTIIPVICPHIFRGFNGLFERFLFSQNLDFSKHRNDTPATTSSQKAAQPLLTDTGEILNQNTLSQISLFLPGTDLFRRVRLLYSGNDAGFSMGSFQTKVFNWQAPTLLLVSGTRLGDEPEGGQESSFAASLPPKRFPHGSRSDRLTFGVYVREPWKHTHRECFGDSETTLFQLEPIHDVFPASTINKDYVTFTKAPAHHPMMSFGCPHPHPSQAHRKADMLRLGPVSLLLDDSFEFAVFNHDFTSRGGAFHSSVVRKYDFQDRFQIESLEVWGCGGDKEAQAQAEKWAWEEREAEARRKINLGNGDIEADRALLEMAGLIGGNRSGGSMT, encoded by the exons ATGGGCCAGAATCTTTCGGATGAGCATCCGCAGCGGCGGTCGCATGAAGAGCTAACCCAACAACTT ACGGAGAAGTTTATGAAGAAATGTTTCACCTCTCTTGAACTATACTCACTCAGAGATGTTTTCAAGAGCCTTGCCGATCAGCAGGACTCCATCAAATATCTGAAAGAGGACACTATCGCCCGGTACCTGGAAATACCAGACATTCTCGGCACCTCGCCAGTCATTTTCCAAATGGTATCCTATATCGGTGCttttccatttcttcaagaCGCACCTGCAGTCCTGGAGTTTCAGCGGATGATTATGGTGGTCGTCATCATGACTGAGCGCTACAAAACCGTATTGGCGCGGGGTTCTTCAGATAGGACCAAACTACTGTTCAAGAGCTTGGCTGTCTTTGACCGTAAGATGTCAGAAGCAGGAGCCCATTCAGACACGTCACACGTCGAGTCCAAAGACGATCAAAAGAAGGCCATGTCCGGTGTGGCTGGTTTTGCGGTTGATGCAGCTGgggacgaagatgaggacggTGAGGACGACGACCTCGTATTGACAGCTTTTGAATTGCTCGACATCAAGGATGCCGTGGACCAGGGCCATGCACCAGTCTTTCATGGCGCAACCATCCCAACTGACAATTTCCGAAAACTTGTCatgctgcttctccttgccGCCCCGCTTGATCCCCAAGAAAGCCTCTCAATGTATTCAAGCCGTGTTATTGGACAAGAACTCGAGGGCCTCCGTGGCGCCGCTGAAAGCATTCTTGCCTCCTTTGTTAATGCCGAGATCTCAACTGGCATCAAGTACAACCACTTCAGAACCATCATACCTGTGATCTGCCCTCATATTTTTCGTGGATTCAATGGTCTTTTTGAGcgctttcttttctcgcaAAATCTAGATTTCTCCAAACATCGCAATGATACCCCAGCTACTACTTCATCTCAAAAAGCGGCACAGCCTCTATTGACCGACACGGGCGAGATACTTAACCAGAACACTTTGTCCCAGATCTCGCTCTTCCTTCCTGGGACAGATCTCTTCCGGCGAGTGAGGCTCCTGTACTCGGGCAATGATGCCGGTTTCTCTATGGGAAGTTTCCAGACCAAAGTTTTCAACTGGCAAGCTCCAACACTGCTCCTGGTGAGCGGAACACGGCTGGGAGATGAGCCGGAGGGTGGTCAAGAAAGCAGTTTCGCGGCATCCTTACCTCCGAAGCGGTTCCCTCATGGCAGCAGATCGGATCGGCTCACTTTTGGTGTCTACGTTCGTGAACCTTGGAAACACACCCACCGGGAATGCTTCGGCGATTCAGAAACAACGCTATTTCAACTTGAACCAATTCATGATGTCTTCCCGGCATCAACTATCAACAAAGACTACGTTACTTTCACAAAAGCACCAGCGCACCATCCCATGATGTCGTTCGGTTGCCCTCATCCACACCCATCTCAAGCTCACAGAAAGGCCGACATGTTACGCCTAGGCCCTGTATCACTATTACTTGACGACTCGTTCGAGTTTGCAGTCTTCAACCACGATTTTACATCTCGAGGAGGTGCATTTCACTCGAGTGTGGTGAGAAAGTATGATTTCCAGGACCGATTTCAGATCGAGAGTCTCGAAGTTTGGGGCTGTGGCGGTGAtaaagaagcccaagcccaagccgaGAAATGGGCTTGGGAGGAACGAGAGGCTGAAGCTCGCCGCAAGATCAATCTTGGAAATGGAGATATCGAGGCTGATCGGGCGTTACTCGAGATGGCGGGGTTGATTGGAGGGAACCGAAGTGGAGGATCTATGACGTGA
- the RCF1 gene encoding Respiratory supercomplex factor 1, mitochondrial (EggNog:ENOG41~BUSCO:EOG09264J8E) codes for MADAPPSLPGPMPSSFDGDQELQNERPMQKVLRKIKEEPLIPLGMGLTTLAFINAYRALRRGDSKQANRMFRARVAAQGFTVFAMLAGSMYYQKDREKSKELRQLQEQKDAEEKRQKWIRELEARDEEEKAMRARLEKKRQQVQAQRAEETKATAEPQPEGTETSSNGGILSRIGLWPQGTKEEKKDDNKAAAEAVEDEASAKKKKNPKSSLGDLGEIISKRKD; via the exons ATGGCTGATGCACCCCCCTCCCTCCCGGGCCCTATGCCCTCGTCCTTTGACGGTGACCA GGAACTTCAGAATGAAAGACCAATGCAAAAGGTCCTccgcaagatcaaggaggagCCGTTGATCCCCCTAG gaATGGGTCTGACCACTCTCGCCTTTATCAATGCCTACCGAGCCCTCCGTCGTGGTGATTCAAAACAGGCGAACCGCATGTTCCGAGCCCGAGTTGCAGCTCAGGGTTTCACCGTATTCGCCATGCTTGCCGGCAGCATGTATTACCAGAAGGACCGCGAGAAGAGCAAGGAGCTCCGCCAGCTCCAGGAGCAgaaggatgctgaggagaagcgacAAAAGTGGATTCGTGAGCTCGAGGCCcgagacgaggaggaaaaggccaTGCGTGCGagactcgagaagaagagacagcAGGTCCAGGCCCAGCGGGCCGAGGAGACCAAGGCAACTGCAGAACCGCAACCCGAAGGCACCGAGACTTCCAGTAATGGAGGTATTCTGAGCCGCATTGGCTTGTGGCCACAGGGcaccaaggaagagaagaaggatgacaaCAAAGCCGCCGCTGAAGCTGTCGAGGATGAGGCCAgcgcaaagaagaagaagaatcccAAGAGTTCTCTGGGCGATCTTGGCGAAATTATCTCAAAGAGGAAGGACTGA
- a CDS encoding hypothetical protein (EggNog:ENOG41), with protein MWLPTPSVESITRPRLAVAVVSAVAALSAGYYAYQVRSQSFESLPGGGLHRSNAVRRQRRNRRNEDGSSSSSEAPGDENANIDPVQPLGDGETIVDGGDEWWNDPTGFPSNQRTGHNIVTLLFRVSEDNARRNGCVHRGCQCNSCGMVPIRGVRYRCANCVDFDLCETCEAQGVHIKTHIFYKIRIPAPPFGPRQMQQVWYTGDPDTCRRTLPRSLIPKLSQDTGFERPELEAFWEQWTFMANSEWRDDPDELCVAMDRKTFERCLVPTGGSRHAAPNLIHDRMFSFYDSNNDDLIGFTEFLHGLSYRKRKDKLRKIFSGYDLDSDGYVDRKDFLRMFRAYYVLYKQMHKDILDGLQDQLLASSEAQQLVTSRQPLSSLFGREGRVPPGEGQFRHEGKTYQRDGSVDISDGHEHVVAPDRGDTAARGDILTNLFACETDHRFRSRRQFITRNDTDSNWRTVRRLSGSETDRTYWVTLLEPASTLEELPGLIMGTLNPEIEEPTDDEDEEFDGDRPADGMNGTHEEDDTGGPSRTESEIRAETIAKNRSRAPKLDKRKRDMARNQLHERWKRRQFYLDEEEGGLAPDDWAGSEDILMDLRQMDEASSDDEEDDSATTPTSSKVRFANGNLTDDEDHDKTTSPSSASEHVPRWRIPHAERDAGKEILYQVTQQAFNELLDTIFKPAEDLAVQAAETKEQRVKYKDVLDTIELGDDDKSKPTSRGDSKVRSATDKTLEELLSETGYTIALPEGRNAIEIDTTVEIIHEDGTAEPVSGSETEATMPVSEDEEQDPTLPQFRPNSLEDAPTSPAYVFYPITQPLPDTSEDDVTREEDDIDSPPTSDMLRHWKRLSLAEAQAIKRGGWGKLSFDEFEAIYKSQEHQGNRLDYLGSWIDFCIP; from the coding sequence ATGTGGTTGCCGACGCCTTCCGTCGAGAGTATCACCCGGCCGCGACTAGCTGTGGCCGTGGTTTCTGCTGTGGCCGCGCTCTCGGCCGGATACTACGCATATCAGGTCCGGTCGCAAAGTTTCGAGTCTCTGCCCGGTGGTGGCCTACACAGAAGCAACGCAGTACGACGTCAACGCCGGAATCGGAGAAACGAGGATGGCTCAAGTTCCTCATCCGAGGCTCCGGGCGACGAAAACGCCAATATTGATCCAGTCCAGCCCCTCGGCGATGGAGAGACCATAGTTGATGGCGGGGACGAGTGGTGGAACGATCCCACCGGGTTTCCTTCTAATCAACGGACTGGCCACAACATCGTCACCCTTCTCTTTCGCGTTTCAGAGGATAATGCACGCAGAAATGGATGCGTTCACAGAGGCTGCCAATGTAATTCATGTGGCATGGTTCCCATCCGCGGGGTACGTTACCGCTGCGCAAACTGTGTCGACTTTGACCTTTGCGAAACTTGCGAAGCCCAGGGAGTTCACATCAAGACTCATATCTTTTACAAAATCCGAATACCAGCACCGCCGTTCGGCCCGCGACAAATGCAGCAAGTTTGGTACACTGGGGACCCGGACACTTGCAGACGGACTCTGCCCCGCAGTTTAATACCCAAGCTGTCACAAGATACAGGATTCGAACGGCCAGAGTTAGAGGCTTTCTGGGAACAATGGACTTTTATGGCCAACTCGGAATGGAGAGATGACCCTGATGAGCTGTGTGTCGCAATGGATCGGAAGACATTCGAGCGGTGTCTTGTTCCTACAGGAGGCTCCCGTCATGCAGCACCAAATCTGATCCACGATCGAATGTTCTCTTTTTACGACTCCAACAACGATGACTTGATTGGCTTCACAGAATTTCTCCATGGATTATCATACCGAAAGCGAAAGGATAAACTGCGAAAGATATTCTCTGGCTACGATCTGGATAGCGATGGATATGTTGATCGCAAAGATTTTTTGCGCATGTTCCGTGCCTATTATGTTCTATACAAGCAGATGCACAAAGATATTTTAGACGGCCTGCAGGATCAGCTACTCGCCAGCAGCGAAGCTCAACAGCTCGTTACCAGCCGTCAACCACTGAGCAGTCTATTTGGACGTGAGGGTCGAGTTCCTCCCGGTGAAGGACAGTTTCGGCACGAGGGCAAGACATATCAACGAGATGGTAGTGTGGATATTTCCGATGGGCACGAACACGTTGTTGCGCCAGATCGCGGGGACACAGCAGCTCGTGGCGATATTCTAACAAACCTGTTTGCTTGTGAAACCGACCATCGGTTTCGGTCCAGGAGGCAGTTTATCACCAGAAACGACACAGATAGCAACTGGAGAACAGTTCGCCGTTTGAGTGGGAGTGAGACCGATCGTACTTATTGGGTTACGCTATTGGAACCGGCATCCACCTTGGAGGAGCTTCCGGGCCTCATAATGGGGACCTTGAATCCTGAGATTGAGGAGCCtacagatgatgaggatgaggagtttgatggtGACAGACCTGCAGATGGCATGAACGGAACCCATGAAGAAGACGATACAGGAGGCCCGTCACGAACGGAAAGTGAGATCAGAGCCGAGACTATTGCCAAGAATCGTAGCAGAGCTCCTAAACTGGACAAACGCAAAAGAGACATGGCACGGAACCAACTACATGAGCGGTGGAAGAGGCGGCAGTTCTAtctcgatgaggaagagggaggCCTTGCCCCTGATGACTGGGCAGGCAGTGAAGATATTCTGATGGATCTTCGCCAGATGGATGAGGCCTCTAgtgacgacgaagaagacgactcGGCAACGACACCGACTAGTTCAAAGGTCAGATTCGCCAACGGAAATCTcaccgatgacgaggatcATGATAAAACGACGTCTCCTAGCAGTGCTTCTGAGCACGTGCCGCGATGGAGAATACCGCACGCTGAGCGAGATGCTGGCAAGGAGATTCTTTACCAGGTCACTCAGCAAGCATTTAATGAGTTGCTTGATACCATTTTTAAGCCAGCCGAGGACCTTGCTGTGCAAGCAGCTGAAACCAAAGAACAACGGGTAAAGTACAAGGACGTACTAGACACCATCGAGCTTGGTGACGATGATAAGTCTAAGCCCACGAGTCGGGGTGATTCCAAGGTTAGATCCGCCACTgacaagacccttgaggAGCTCTTGTCCGAAACTGGATATACTATTGCTTTGCCAGAGGGACGAAATGCCATCGAAATTGATACTACGGTTGAAATCATCCACGAGGATGGAACGGCAGAGCCCGTTTCAGGGTCAGAAACTGAGGCAACCATGCCAGTATCCGAAGacgaagaacaagatccCACTCTTCCACAATTCCGGCCCAACTCACTCGAAGATGCACCTACCTCTCCGGCTTACGTATTCTACCCCATCACGCAGCCTTTACCAGACACGTCCGAGGACGACGTAAccagagaagaggatgacatCGATAGCCCTCCCACGTCAGACATGCTGCGACACTGGAAACGCCTCAGTCTTGCTGAGGCCCAGGCGATCAAAAGAGGGGGGTGGGGTAAACTAAGCTTTGACGAGTTTGAGGCAATCTATAAGAGCCAGGAGCACCAGGGCAACAGACTCGATTATCTCGGAAGCTGGATAGACTTTTGTATTCCCTAG